CATCGATATACCCACAAATGTAATATTTGTATATGAACAGTTCCTATAAGTGGAAGGTgttccgactaagtgaaacaaatagtgtatcgttctctctctcctccgagcgcttcagttagttctgcgcatcttttgcgcgcatgaagcatgcgcagttTAGATAAAATGTCTcaaacgagagagaaaatgaatattttcggcaccgtaacgtagagaCGTAACGTCCCTTAAGAACTCCTTATAGGAGTATTATATATATGGATGTACCGACATGCTATATGGACAGTTCTTATGggacgttacggtgccgacagtattcattttctctATCGATCGaaacactttatctatactgcgcatgcttgagaaccGTTCATATAGAAGTATGACATTTATGGATATACCACTCTCTATCTATTTCTACTTTATTCTAATTAGATCGCCGCGACGTAGTTTTGAGTTGAGGGAATGGCAAAAGAGGCCAATAgcaagttttgattttaattgacAGTAGAAAGAGAGAATGGTAAACCCATtgaatttgaattcaatatGTGAACCGATGCTCTTCCTCATTTTTCCATTAGTACAATTTTACTTATATACCGTCATTTCTATCCTTAGCATTAATTTTATGGAGCAGTCACAATTTTTAAGTGATGTTTGGGTGCTGTGAACGCGCCTTTAGTTTATCAAATACTCACATAATCGAGTACTTTGTGAAAAATGAATACTCTGGACCACAGAATATACCATACcttagggtatgttctgtgCTCTGGACTTTGATGTACTGAATAAAATAAGCGATTATTATAacctaatatttattattctacttttgtcaacaaaaatttgttgctaAATGGCTTGGTTGGTATAAATAAAACATGACTAGTACTCCGGAACCAGGAATAGTAGACATTTTATCTAAACTTGATGAGGATAATCTATTATCATTAGCAAAAACTGTTACTCAAggtctattaaaaataaacaccaCAGAAGGTGAGTCTTCATTAGCTACTTTCCATTTAAATTCAAGTGCACTGAGTTATGTGAGTATCTTATAgctaacaattgttttaatgtattgttagATTTATAAACCAACTTAAAACCCATTCTGTTAAATATTCTttccaatccttttgtataaacaggattgaaagCCTTTGcagcaaattttttttgtttttcattttgggTTTGGAAAATAGTTgtttcacatagagatttcttaaaccgaTGGCAATTAATTAAtctatttacaattcttttatcATAACCGTTGAGAACAGATACATCCTCAATAAAGTTCTTTTCCTTATTGTGTCTCTTGATGGTAAGTGGAAAGCGAATTAACTAATATACCAGGAGATTGAGACTGGCTATCTTTTGTCggatacaatgaaaagaatcagcCAGGATGTACCTGCACGTACTGGTGTTTTTCTTTAATACATTAAATTCTAGCCTATTACTATTCCTAATTCCTGAAGTATCTAGAAATGgtaactgtccattattttccatttcataggTGAACTTTATAGATAGTTATTTTGAGTTGAGTTCCATAATGAATTCGTCTTCGTTTGCCTTCTTTGTATTGAATATGGCGGCACACTGAGAATAATCAGCTTACATCGAAGGAGACCCATCTTCACTTTGTTCACAAACTCTAATGAATGCTTCACTGAAAAACTCTCAGGTTTGATGGGTAGGTTTTCAAACAATATGTCTTATTGCCTTCCCAGTTTTGTGAATTTTTGGGAAGGCTATAGGAGCTTTGACAATACTGGTTTACTTAAGGATAACTTATACCTGAGTGTACAGGTGATAAGGtttctacaatttttaaatctatCCTCCTCAAACTcctattatttgatttttgagaGATTAATTGTATGCTgttaagtaataaatatttcttgaattaattactgttttatatttccttgttatatttaaaattatttttctagctttattttcaaaaaaacatgtttatttcaGAGGCAATAAAAggcattttaaaatattcaccAGATGCAATAAGTATTTTAAGAAGAAAGTCAATCACCAGAGAAGTATTATTTTCATACTTAGATGACAGAAATGTAATGGTAAGACTAcctataacaaaaaatgaactcatagataaaattcttgaatatTGGAATGAATCTGCATCTGGGATCAATCCTGAAAATAAATCTATTAGTTGTAGAAATAATGAAGACAGTTTGagtaattctaaaaaaaatgaaaatagtatcACTGCTCTTGCTGAACAATTTGCTGGTTGGTTCTTTCAgcttctaaataataataatgttggAGCTGAACATTTCTATGCAGATGCAAAACTGAAAATCAATATGTTATCAAATGATGATCATAATACAATAAGTATTGAGAACAACCCCGAAAATATAGCACATGAATTATTAAATGTTAGAATGCAGCATAATCTTTATTTTAATCCAAATATTAGCAAAGAAGGTACCCAAGGAAGGATGAATCCGCATGGGTTAGTGATGGTTCTTGTGTGTGGTACACTTCATGTCCAAGAAACATGTGTAGGAGTATTCGAACAAGTGTTTGCATTGGCTAGGGACCCTTTCAGTGATAATAATTGGAAGATTAAAAGTACTGAAATGAATTTACGGAGTAATAATGCAGTTCATAGACTACCACGTTTATGTGAAAG
The window above is part of the Diorhabda sublineata isolate icDioSubl1.1 chromosome 3, icDioSubl1.1, whole genome shotgun sequence genome. Proteins encoded here:
- the LOC130441448 gene encoding uncharacterized protein C3orf38 homolog; amino-acid sequence: MTSTPEPGIVDILSKLDEDNLLSLAKTVTQGLLKINTTEEAIKGILKYSPDAISILRRKSITREVLFSYLDDRNVMVRLPITKNELIDKILEYWNESASGINPENKSISCRNNEDSLSNSKKNENSITALAEQFAGWFFQLLNNNNVGAEHFYADAKLKINMLSNDDHNTISIENNPENIAHELLNVRMQHNLYFNPNISKEGTQGRMNPHGLVMVLVCGTLHVQETCVGVFEQVFALARDPFSDNNWKIKSTEMNLRSNNAVHRLPRLCESELTSNLLTLPSS